Proteins encoded within one genomic window of Ideonella dechloratans:
- the rpsT gene encoding 30S ribosomal protein S20 codes for MATSSKAKKRTVRLASGRKRARQDVKLNAANSSLRSKFRTSIKNVLKAVAAGDKAQASELFKTAQGVIDSIADKGIFHKNKAARHKSRLSAKVKALAA; via the coding sequence ATGGCAACCTCTTCCAAAGCCAAGAAGCGCACCGTGCGCCTGGCCTCGGGCCGCAAGCGCGCCCGCCAGGACGTCAAGCTGAACGCCGCCAACTCGTCGCTGCGTTCCAAGTTCCGCACCTCGATCAAGAACGTGCTGAAGGCTGTCGCCGCCGGTGACAAGGCCCAGGCCTCCGAACTGTTCAAGACGGCCCAGGGCGTGATCGACTCGATCGCCGACAAGGGCATCTTCCACAAGAACAAGGCTGCCCGTCACAAGAGCCGCCTGTCCGCCAAGGTCAAGGCGCTGGCCGCCTGA
- the kynU gene encoding kynureninase: protein MTLTRNDCAALDAADPLAPLRARFTLPEGVIYLDGNSLGVLPAATPARVAAAIQQEWGEGLIRSWNSAGWIDLPQRVGDKIARLVGAAPGELVVADSTSVNLYKVLSAALAIARADAPARRVVLSDAENFPTDLYIAQSLCAQHGLTLELTTADALEARLARGQDVAVLLWTQVNYRSGRMLDMARTTALAHAAGAVTIWDLAHSAGAVPVDLNGAQADFAIGCGYKYLNGGPGAPAFVWAHARHTERFWQPLSGWMGHAAPFRFDTAYQPAPGIARYLCGTPSALAMTALEVGVDTLLAAEPLGGMAALRAKSLRLSRLFIDQVRERCAAHALPLASPEDDTQRGSQVSLACNEGGYAVMAALIARGVIGDFRAGQGTDQAPDLLRFGFTPLYTRFVDVFDAVTALATVLDSGEWREARFNQRAAVT from the coding sequence ATGACCCTGACCCGAAACGACTGCGCGGCCCTGGACGCCGCCGACCCCCTGGCCCCGCTGCGGGCCCGGTTCACCCTGCCCGAGGGCGTGATCTACCTCGATGGCAACTCGCTGGGCGTGCTGCCCGCGGCCACCCCGGCCCGGGTGGCTGCCGCCATCCAGCAGGAATGGGGCGAGGGCCTGATCCGCAGCTGGAACAGCGCCGGCTGGATCGACCTGCCCCAGCGCGTGGGCGACAAGATCGCCCGCCTGGTGGGCGCCGCTCCCGGCGAGCTGGTGGTGGCCGATTCGACCTCGGTCAACCTCTACAAGGTGCTCAGCGCCGCGCTGGCCATCGCCCGCGCCGATGCCCCCGCCCGTCGCGTGGTGCTGTCCGACGCCGAGAACTTCCCGACCGACCTCTACATCGCCCAGTCGCTGTGCGCCCAGCACGGGCTGACGCTGGAGCTGACCACGGCAGACGCCCTTGAGGCCCGGCTGGCCCGTGGCCAGGACGTGGCCGTGCTGCTGTGGACGCAGGTGAACTACCGCAGCGGCCGGATGCTGGACATGGCCCGCACCACCGCGCTGGCCCATGCGGCCGGCGCGGTGACGATCTGGGACCTGGCCCATTCGGCCGGCGCGGTGCCGGTGGACCTCAATGGCGCGCAGGCCGACTTCGCCATCGGCTGCGGCTACAAGTACCTCAACGGCGGCCCCGGCGCACCGGCCTTTGTCTGGGCCCATGCCCGCCACACCGAACGCTTCTGGCAACCGCTGTCGGGCTGGATGGGCCATGCCGCGCCCTTCCGCTTCGACACCGCCTACCAGCCCGCCCCGGGCATCGCCCGCTACCTGTGCGGCACGCCCTCGGCGCTGGCCATGACGGCGCTGGAGGTCGGGGTGGACACCCTGCTGGCGGCCGAGCCGCTGGGCGGCATGGCCGCGCTGCGGGCCAAGTCGCTGCGGCTCTCGCGCCTGTTCATCGACCAGGTGCGCGAGCGCTGCGCCGCGCATGCGCTGCCGCTGGCCTCGCCCGAAGACGACACGCAGCGCGGCAGCCAGGTCTCGCTGGCCTGCAACGAGGGCGGCTACGCGGTGATGGCCGCGCTGATTGCCCGCGGCGTGATCGGCGACTTCCGCGCCGGCCAGGGCACGGACCAGGCACCGGACCTGCTGCGCTTCGGTTTCACGCCGCTCTACACCCGCTTCGTCGATGTCTTCGACGCCGTGACCGCGCTGGCCACCGTGCTGGACAGCGGCGAATGGCGCGAGGCGCGCTTCAACCAACGTGCGGCGGTGACCTGA
- the murJ gene encoding murein biosynthesis integral membrane protein MurJ, with product MNLLKAASTVSMWTLLSRITGLVRDQLIAAGFGASALTDAFNVAFRIPNLLRRLFAEGAFSAAFVPLLAATREREGDEGTHAMVNAVATVLFWVLMVTCTIGIIGAPLVVWAFGAGLEEFDLAVVMTRWMFPYIGFMSLVALAAGVLNTWKNFSVPAATPVLLNVAMILSVVGLTPLLRRAGIAPIHALPAGVLLGGMLQLSIQVPALRRLGMVPRIGWRKGALTQAWHHPGVRQVLRQMAPALLGVSVAQLSLLINTQIASHLGPGAVSWLFYADRLMEFPTALLGVALGVVLIPGLSALQARGDHEGYSGHLDWGLRLVALLALPCAIAMLVFAKPMVTVLFHYGRFSPQAVDMTVLALRGYGVGLLGLIGVKVLAPGFFAQQDLRTPVRIAVVVLACTQLMNLVFVPWLGHAGLALSIGLGAMVNAVWLLYGLRARGLYRASPGWPLFLLRLLPANLALGLWLGWTTQAVDWLAWRSHALLRAGALAGAIGVGAVIYFSLLWLVGLRPRTFLRRA from the coding sequence ATGAATCTTCTCAAGGCCGCGTCCACGGTTTCCATGTGGACCCTGCTGTCCCGCATCACCGGCCTGGTGCGGGACCAGCTCATCGCCGCTGGCTTCGGTGCCAGTGCCCTGACGGACGCCTTCAACGTGGCGTTCCGCATCCCCAACCTGCTGCGGCGTCTGTTCGCCGAGGGGGCGTTTTCGGCCGCCTTCGTGCCCTTGCTGGCCGCCACCCGCGAGCGGGAAGGGGACGAGGGCACGCATGCCATGGTCAATGCGGTGGCCACCGTGCTGTTCTGGGTGCTGATGGTGACCTGCACCATCGGCATCATCGGCGCCCCGCTGGTGGTCTGGGCCTTCGGGGCCGGGCTGGAGGAGTTCGATCTGGCGGTGGTGATGACCCGCTGGATGTTCCCCTACATCGGCTTCATGTCGCTGGTGGCCTTGGCCGCCGGGGTGCTCAACACCTGGAAGAACTTCTCCGTGCCGGCTGCCACGCCGGTGCTGCTCAACGTGGCCATGATCCTGAGCGTGGTGGGCCTGACGCCGCTGCTGCGCCGCGCCGGCATCGCGCCCATCCATGCGCTGCCCGCGGGTGTGCTGCTGGGCGGCATGCTGCAGCTGTCCATCCAGGTGCCGGCCCTGCGCCGCCTGGGCATGGTGCCGCGCATCGGCTGGCGCAAGGGGGCGCTCACCCAGGCCTGGCACCACCCGGGTGTGCGTCAGGTGCTGCGCCAGATGGCGCCGGCCCTGCTGGGGGTCTCGGTGGCCCAGCTGTCCTTGCTGATCAACACCCAGATCGCCTCCCACCTGGGGCCGGGGGCCGTGTCCTGGTTGTTCTATGCCGACCGCCTGATGGAGTTCCCGACCGCGCTGCTGGGGGTGGCCCTGGGCGTGGTGCTCATTCCCGGGCTGTCGGCCCTGCAGGCGCGTGGTGACCATGAGGGCTATTCCGGCCATCTCGACTGGGGCTTGCGGCTCGTGGCCCTGCTGGCGCTGCCCTGCGCCATTGCCATGCTGGTGTTTGCCAAGCCGATGGTGACCGTGCTCTTCCACTACGGCCGCTTCAGCCCCCAGGCCGTGGACATGACGGTGCTGGCCCTGCGGGGCTACGGGGTGGGTTTGCTGGGGCTGATCGGCGTGAAGGTGCTGGCACCGGGCTTCTTCGCCCAGCAGGACCTGCGCACGCCGGTGCGCATCGCGGTGGTCGTGCTGGCCTGCACCCAGCTGATGAACCTGGTGTTCGTGCCCTGGCTGGGGCATGCCGGTCTGGCCCTGTCCATCGGTCTGGGAGCCATGGTCAACGCGGTCTGGCTGCTCTACGGCCTGCGGGCTCGGGGGCTGTACCGAGCCTCGCCCGGCTGGCCGCTGTTCCTGTTGCGGCTGCTGCCGGCCAATCTGGCGCTGGGGCTGTGGCTGGGCTGGACCACCCAGGCCGTGGACTGGCTGGCCTGGCGCAGCCACGCCTTGCTGCGGGCGGGGGCGCTGGCTGGGGCCATCGGGGTCGGCGCGGTGATCTACTTCAGCCTGTTGTGGCTCGTGGGGTTGCGGCCGCGCACCTTTCTGCGGCGGGCCTGA
- a CDS encoding DUF3579 domain-containing protein, giving the protein MTTKPREFFIQGLTKEGRTFRPSDWAERLAGAMSCFRPGGAKAGGIGAFIGYSPYCVPRVINGVKCVIVNEALKGIEPMAWDFVMNFARDNGLQVIEACLLPEDGAPKSP; this is encoded by the coding sequence ATGACCACCAAGCCCCGCGAGTTCTTCATTCAGGGCCTCACCAAAGAAGGCCGAACATTCCGACCCAGCGATTGGGCGGAACGGCTGGCGGGGGCGATGTCCTGTTTCCGGCCGGGCGGGGCCAAGGCGGGGGGCATCGGTGCCTTCATCGGCTACTCGCCCTACTGCGTGCCGCGGGTGATCAACGGCGTGAAGTGCGTGATCGTCAACGAAGCCCTCAAAGGCATCGAACCGATGGCCTGGGACTTCGTGATGAACTTTGCCCGGGACAACGGGCTGCAGGTCATTGAGGCCTGCCTGTTGCCGGAAGACGGCGCCCCCAAGTCGCCTTGA
- the kynB gene encoding arylformamidase, translating to MSDTPFNAPVRSRRLWDISPPVHRAAPVFPGDTPYQQQWAATLGPGCPVNVATLTLSPHVGAHADAPLHYSPEGAAVGALDLAPYLGPCRVIHAIDCGPLVQPEHLRHAMQSLPPRVLVRTYARMPQDRFDTALPAFAPRTLEGLADLGVLLVGIDSASVDPADSKTLDSHQVLRRRGLRVLENLLLDAVPEGDYELIALPLKLTEADASPVRAVLREL from the coding sequence ATGTCAGACACCCCCTTCAACGCCCCGGTGCGCAGCCGCCGCTTGTGGGACATCTCACCACCGGTGCACCGCGCCGCCCCGGTCTTCCCGGGAGACACGCCCTACCAGCAGCAGTGGGCCGCCACACTCGGCCCGGGCTGCCCGGTCAACGTCGCCACCCTGACCCTCTCGCCCCATGTGGGCGCCCATGCCGACGCCCCGCTGCACTACAGCCCCGAGGGTGCCGCGGTGGGCGCGCTGGACCTGGCGCCCTACCTGGGCCCCTGCCGCGTGATCCACGCCATCGACTGCGGCCCGCTGGTGCAGCCCGAGCATCTGCGCCATGCCATGCAAAGCCTGCCCCCGCGGGTGTTGGTGCGCACCTACGCCCGCATGCCGCAGGACCGCTTCGACACCGCGCTACCGGCCTTCGCGCCCCGGACCCTCGAAGGGCTGGCCGACCTGGGCGTGCTGCTGGTGGGCATCGACTCGGCCAGCGTGGACCCGGCCGACAGCAAGACGCTGGACAGCCACCAGGTCCTGCGCCGGCGCGGGTTGCGGGTGCTGGAGAACCTGCTGCTCGACGCCGTGCCCGAGGGCGATTACGAGCTGATCGCCCTGCCCCTGAAGCTGACCGAGGCCGACGCCTCCCCCGTGCGCGCCGTGCTGCGTGAACTCTGA
- a CDS encoding aspartate aminotransferase family protein, translating to MSASMPHVMNTYGRLPVALSHGRGCEVWDTRGRRYLDALGGIAVNTLGHAHPKLVEALQTQIGQLIHCSNYYESPLQEQLATLLCERSGLDVAFFCSTGLEANEAALKIARKFGHDKGIERPEIIVLDKAFHGRSIATLSATGNVKVQEGFGPLVEGFVRVPLNDIGAMRDAADTHPNVVAVMLETIQGEGGIRPAQWDYLRQVRQLCDERGWLLMLDEVQCGIGRTGKWFAYQWAGIQPDVMQLAKGLGSGVPVGAVLAGPKARNVLGPGNHGTTFGGNPLAMRAGIETLQIMTTDGLLENASSVGGYLKSALQTALDGLPGVKEVRGEGLMLGIELDRPCGAILTRAMEAGLLLSVTADSVVRLLPPLIFSRENADEVLSILVPLIKNFLSETQA from the coding sequence ATGTCCGCCTCCATGCCCCATGTCATGAACACCTACGGCCGGCTGCCTGTGGCACTGTCGCACGGCCGAGGCTGCGAAGTGTGGGACACCCGAGGCCGACGTTACCTGGACGCGCTGGGCGGTATCGCCGTCAACACCCTGGGCCATGCCCACCCGAAGCTGGTGGAAGCCCTGCAGACCCAGATCGGCCAGCTGATCCACTGCTCCAACTACTACGAGAGCCCGCTGCAGGAACAGCTGGCCACCCTGCTGTGCGAGCGCTCCGGCCTGGACGTGGCTTTCTTCTGCTCCACCGGCCTGGAAGCCAACGAAGCCGCGCTGAAGATCGCCCGCAAGTTCGGCCATGACAAGGGCATCGAGCGACCCGAGATCATCGTGCTGGACAAGGCCTTCCATGGCCGTTCCATCGCCACGTTGTCGGCCACCGGCAACGTCAAGGTGCAGGAAGGCTTCGGCCCGCTGGTCGAGGGCTTCGTGCGCGTGCCGCTCAACGACATCGGCGCGATGCGCGACGCCGCGGACACGCACCCGAACGTGGTCGCGGTCATGCTGGAAACCATCCAGGGCGAAGGCGGCATCCGCCCCGCCCAGTGGGACTACCTGCGCCAGGTCCGCCAGCTTTGCGATGAGCGGGGCTGGCTGCTGATGCTCGACGAGGTGCAGTGCGGCATCGGCCGCACCGGCAAGTGGTTCGCCTACCAGTGGGCCGGCATCCAGCCCGACGTGATGCAGCTGGCCAAGGGGCTGGGTTCGGGCGTGCCGGTGGGTGCGGTGCTGGCCGGCCCCAAGGCCCGCAATGTGCTCGGTCCGGGCAACCACGGCACCACCTTCGGCGGCAACCCGCTGGCCATGCGCGCCGGCATCGAGACGCTGCAGATCATGACGACCGACGGTCTGCTGGAAAACGCCAGCAGCGTGGGCGGTTACCTCAAGAGCGCCTTGCAGACCGCGCTGGACGGGCTGCCCGGCGTCAAGGAGGTGCGCGGTGAGGGCCTGATGCTGGGCATCGAACTCGACCGCCCCTGCGGTGCCATCCTGACCCGCGCAATGGAAGCCGGCCTGCTGCTGTCGGTCACCGCCGACAGCGTGGTGCGCCTGCTGCCACCGCTGATCTTCAGCCGCGAGAACGCCGACGAGGTGCTGTCCATCCTCGTGCCGCTCATCAAGAACTTCCTGTCGGAGACCCAGGCATGA
- a CDS encoding metallophosphoesterase family protein, with the protein MKLALITDLHANREAVQAVLEHADAQGAGRYAFLGDYVGYGADPGWVIDTVRRYVDQGAIAVGGNHDAGVATEISPTMRPDARQVVEWTRGQLSPEQLAFLSSRPLSQTEGDMLFVHANAFAPAEWEYIQGRLEAVRSLHATTCHYTFCGHMHEPKLFHLSGTGKAGDFVPSPGVAIPIPPIRQWLIVPGSAGQPRDGNPAACYAMFDLAEQSLTFHRVPYDHDTAARKILDAGLPARLAERLIHGQ; encoded by the coding sequence ATGAAGCTGGCCCTGATCACCGATCTGCACGCCAACCGCGAGGCCGTGCAGGCCGTGCTGGAACACGCGGACGCCCAGGGCGCCGGCCGCTACGCCTTCCTGGGCGACTATGTGGGTTATGGCGCCGACCCGGGCTGGGTCATCGACACCGTGCGCCGCTATGTCGACCAGGGCGCCATCGCCGTGGGCGGCAACCACGACGCGGGCGTGGCCACCGAGATTTCGCCCACCATGCGCCCCGACGCCCGCCAGGTGGTGGAATGGACGCGCGGGCAGCTCTCGCCCGAGCAACTGGCCTTCCTGTCGTCCCGGCCCCTGTCCCAGACCGAGGGCGACATGCTGTTCGTGCACGCCAACGCCTTCGCGCCGGCGGAATGGGAGTACATCCAGGGCCGGCTGGAAGCCGTGCGCAGCCTGCATGCCACGACCTGCCACTACACCTTCTGTGGCCACATGCACGAGCCCAAGCTGTTCCATCTGTCGGGCACCGGCAAGGCGGGTGATTTCGTGCCTTCGCCCGGCGTGGCCATCCCCATCCCGCCCATCCGCCAGTGGCTGATCGTGCCCGGCTCGGCGGGCCAACCCCGTGACGGCAACCCTGCCGCCTGCTACGCCATGTTCGACCTGGCCGAGCAGTCGCTGACCTTCCACCGCGTGCCCTATGACCACGACACGGCGGCGCGCAAGATCCTCGACGCCGGCCTGCCGGCACGCTTGGCGGAGCGGCTGATCCATGGGCAATGA
- the kynA gene encoding tryptophan 2,3-dioxygenase has product MSCPHHPTPEPPRGAEIVRQEGAQLDFSRSMSYGDYLHLDEILGAQHPLSPEHNEMLFIVQHQTSELWMKLMLHELGAAVRHVGSDRLQPAFKMLARVSKIMEQLVHAWDVLATMTPPEYSAIRPYLAQSSGFQSWQYRCIEFTLGNKNAAMLQPHAHRPDLLQVVETAWHAPSLYDEALRLLARRGLPVPDSHTTRDWTQPYAASEAVQAAWLEVYRHPEQHWDLYQLGEELTDLEDAFRLWRFRHLTTVERVIGFKRGTGGTGGVSYLRKMLDVVLFPEIWALRTSL; this is encoded by the coding sequence ATGTCGTGCCCCCATCACCCCACGCCCGAGCCCCCGCGCGGCGCCGAGATCGTCCGCCAGGAGGGCGCGCAGCTCGACTTCTCGCGCTCCATGAGCTATGGCGACTACCTGCACCTGGACGAGATCCTGGGCGCCCAGCACCCGCTCTCGCCCGAGCACAACGAGATGCTCTTCATCGTGCAGCACCAGACCAGCGAGCTCTGGATGAAGCTGATGCTGCACGAGCTGGGCGCCGCGGTGCGCCATGTGGGCAGCGACCGGTTGCAACCGGCCTTCAAGATGCTGGCCCGGGTCTCCAAGATCATGGAACAGCTGGTGCATGCCTGGGACGTGCTGGCCACCATGACCCCGCCCGAGTACTCGGCCATCCGGCCCTACCTGGCGCAGTCCAGCGGCTTCCAGAGCTGGCAGTACCGCTGCATCGAGTTCACGCTGGGCAACAAGAACGCGGCCATGCTGCAGCCCCACGCCCATCGGCCGGACCTGCTGCAGGTGGTGGAAACCGCCTGGCACGCGCCTTCGCTGTACGACGAGGCCCTGCGCCTGCTGGCCCGCCGCGGCCTGCCGGTGCCCGACAGCCACACCACGCGCGACTGGACCCAGCCCTATGCGGCCAGCGAGGCGGTGCAGGCGGCCTGGCTGGAGGTCTACCGCCACCCCGAGCAGCACTGGGACCTCTACCAGCTGGGCGAGGAGCTGACCGACCTGGAGGACGCCTTCCGCCTCTGGCGCTTCCGCCACCTCACCACGGTGGAGCGGGTCATCGGCTTCAAGCGCGGCACCGGCGGCACAGGCGGCGTGAGCTACCTGCGCAAGATGCTGGATGTCGTCCTCTTTCCCGAGATCTGGGCCCTGCGCACCAGTTTGTGA
- the argF gene encoding ornithine carbamoyltransferase codes for MKPGYSLMRHYLQFKDFRAEEYAYLFERARVIKQRFKNYEKYQPLTDRTLAMIFEKASTRTRVSFEAGMYQMGGSVVHLTTGDSQLGRSEPIEDSARVISRMVDLVMIRTFEQSKIERFAAHSRVPVINGLTNEFHPCQILADLLTYLEHRAPVNASGYDLNCLEGKVVAWVGDGNNMANTWLQAAEILGFTVHVSTPSGYEVDPAVAGVRDTGCYKVFKNPLDACRGAHLVTTDVWTSMGYEAENAERLKAFADWCVDAEMMAVAQPDALFMHCLPAHRGEEVTAEVIDGPQSVVWDEAENRMHVQKALMEYLLLGRIG; via the coding sequence ATGAAACCGGGTTACAGCCTCATGCGCCACTATCTGCAATTCAAGGACTTCCGGGCCGAGGAATACGCCTATCTGTTCGAGCGCGCCCGTGTCATCAAGCAGCGCTTCAAGAACTACGAGAAGTACCAGCCGCTGACCGATCGCACCCTGGCCATGATCTTCGAGAAGGCCAGCACCCGCACCCGCGTCAGCTTCGAGGCCGGCATGTACCAGATGGGCGGCTCGGTGGTGCACCTGACCACCGGCGACAGCCAGCTGGGCCGCAGCGAGCCGATCGAGGACAGCGCCCGCGTCATCAGCCGCATGGTCGACCTGGTGATGATCCGCACCTTCGAGCAGAGCAAGATCGAGCGCTTCGCGGCGCACTCGCGCGTGCCGGTCATCAACGGCCTGACCAACGAGTTCCACCCCTGCCAGATCCTGGCCGATCTGCTGACCTACCTGGAGCACCGCGCCCCAGTGAATGCCAGCGGCTACGACCTGAACTGCCTCGAGGGCAAGGTGGTGGCCTGGGTGGGCGACGGCAACAACATGGCCAACACCTGGCTGCAGGCCGCCGAGATCCTGGGCTTCACAGTCCATGTCAGCACGCCCTCGGGCTACGAGGTGGACCCGGCCGTGGCCGGCGTGCGCGACACCGGCTGCTACAAGGTCTTCAAGAACCCGCTGGATGCCTGCCGCGGCGCCCACCTGGTCACCACCGACGTGTGGACCAGCATGGGCTACGAGGCCGAGAACGCCGAGCGCCTGAAGGCCTTTGCCGACTGGTGCGTGGATGCCGAGATGATGGCCGTGGCCCAGCCCGACGCGCTGTTCATGCACTGCCTGCCGGCCCACCGCGGCGAGGAGGTGACCGCCGAGGTCATCGACGGCCCGCAGTCGGTGGTCTGGGACGAGGCCGAGAACCGCATGCATGTGCAGAAGGCGCTGATGGAGTACCTGCTGCTCGGCCGCATCGGGTAA
- a CDS encoding YkgJ family cysteine cluster protein, whose product MSESMREADNPCVRCGACCASFRVDFAREELMSAGGCVPDGLAVPLTEHLCRMRGTDHAQPRCAALSGQVGVDARCGIYEWRPGPCREFGMLATLGRGDDACSRARQRHGLPPLD is encoded by the coding sequence ATGAGCGAGTCCATGCGTGAGGCCGACAACCCCTGCGTGCGCTGCGGCGCCTGCTGCGCCAGCTTCCGGGTGGACTTTGCCCGCGAGGAGCTGATGAGCGCGGGCGGCTGTGTGCCCGACGGCCTGGCCGTGCCGCTGACCGAGCACCTCTGCCGCATGCGCGGCACCGACCACGCCCAGCCCCGCTGCGCGGCCCTCAGCGGCCAGGTGGGCGTGGATGCCCGCTGCGGCATCTACGAATGGCGACCTGGCCCCTGCCGCGAGTTCGGGATGCTGGCGACCCTGGGCCGGGGCGACGACGCCTGCAGCCGGGCGCGCCAGCGCCACGGCCTGCCACCGCTGGACTGA
- a CDS encoding serine/threonine protein kinase, whose protein sequence is MGNEATTEHPITEEERAADGGNGPLKPGQVIDGFRLEEALHRGGMATLWRVCRVNADGSPADGPEALPLIMKVPRIKGGEDPATIVGFEVERMIMPTLSGPHVPKFIAKGDFTRQPYIVMEHIPGPSLRPRLDEAPLPFDEIIEVGERVATALHELHRQHVVHLDIKPSNILFRPDGTAVLVDFGLSRHDHLPDLLDEEFTLPMGTGPYMSPEQVQFVRSDPRSDLFALGVMLYHLTTGERPFGAPNSVRGLRKRLYVDPVPPRALRPDCPPWLQEVILKCLEVNPEQRYQSAAQLSLDLQAPAQIPLTRRAEKLQGASTLKRLKRWFFALGSEPDMRPVTVAEQVHRNPIIMAAVDTEASAALSNQLRETVQRIVKTEPGARLACVSVMRTARIGMDDLVDKSGQSRHVKQLVQIKHWAHPIAKALFFDEGRLTFHVLEAPDPAAAIVEFARRNQVDHIVMGARGQSALRRYLGSTSSQVVAESDCTVTVVRAPQQVSEAQE, encoded by the coding sequence ATGGGCAATGAAGCGACGACGGAACACCCCATCACGGAAGAAGAGCGGGCGGCCGATGGCGGCAACGGCCCGCTGAAGCCCGGTCAGGTCATCGACGGTTTCCGACTGGAAGAAGCCCTGCACCGCGGCGGCATGGCCACGCTGTGGCGGGTGTGCCGGGTCAACGCAGACGGCAGCCCGGCCGATGGCCCCGAGGCCCTGCCGCTGATCATGAAGGTGCCGCGCATCAAGGGCGGCGAGGACCCGGCCACCATCGTCGGCTTCGAGGTCGAGCGCATGATCATGCCGACCCTCTCCGGCCCGCATGTGCCCAAGTTCATCGCCAAGGGCGACTTCACCCGCCAGCCCTACATCGTGATGGAGCACATCCCCGGCCCCTCGCTGCGGCCGCGGCTGGACGAGGCGCCCCTGCCCTTCGACGAGATCATCGAGGTGGGCGAGCGGGTGGCCACCGCCTTGCACGAACTTCACCGCCAGCATGTGGTGCACCTGGACATCAAGCCCAGCAACATCCTCTTCCGCCCCGACGGCACCGCGGTGCTGGTGGATTTCGGCCTCTCGCGCCACGACCACCTGCCCGACCTGCTGGACGAGGAGTTCACCCTGCCGATGGGCACCGGCCCCTACATGTCGCCCGAGCAGGTGCAGTTCGTGCGCAGCGACCCCCGCAGCGACTTGTTCGCGCTGGGGGTCATGCTCTACCACCTGACCACGGGCGAGCGCCCCTTCGGCGCCCCCAACAGCGTGCGCGGCCTGCGCAAGCGGCTCTATGTGGACCCTGTGCCGCCGCGCGCCCTGCGCCCGGATTGCCCGCCCTGGCTGCAGGAGGTCATCCTCAAGTGCCTGGAGGTGAACCCCGAGCAGCGCTACCAAAGCGCCGCGCAGCTCTCGCTGGACCTGCAGGCCCCGGCCCAGATCCCGCTCACCCGCCGTGCCGAGAAGCTGCAGGGCGCCTCCACCCTCAAACGCCTCAAGCGCTGGTTCTTCGCCCTGGGCTCCGAGCCCGACATGCGCCCGGTCACGGTGGCCGAGCAGGTCCACCGCAACCCCATCATCATGGCCGCGGTGGACACAGAGGCCTCCGCCGCCCTGTCCAACCAGCTGCGCGAAACGGTGCAGCGCATCGTCAAGACCGAGCCCGGCGCCCGCCTGGCCTGCGTCAGCGTGATGCGCACCGCCCGCATCGGCATGGACGACCTGGTGGACAAGTCCGGCCAGAGCCGGCACGTCAAGCAACTGGTGCAGATCAAGCACTGGGCCCACCCGATCGCCAAGGCCCTGTTCTTCGACGAGGGGCGGCTGACCTTCCATGTGCTGGAGGCGCCTGACCCGGCCGCCGCCATCGTCGAGTTCGCCCGCCGCAACCAGGTGGACCACATCGTGATGGGCGCACGCGGCCAGTCGGCCCTGCGCCGCTACCTGGGCAGCACCTCCTCGCAGGTGGTGGCCGAGTCGGACTGCACCGTCACCGTGGTGCGGGCCCCCCAGCAGGTGAGCGAAGCGCAGGAATGA
- a CDS encoding SirB1 family protein yields MRLEAPSALEYFAALVAEDAHFPLLEAAALLGQDAEPGLDVQAVIDEVDRLGQRFCSRLPADASALHRLRMLNRYFFHELGFGGNANNFYDPQNSYLHRVLETRRGIPVSLAVLYLELATQAGLPALGVSFPGHFLVKLHLPAGEVLLDPLDGRSLSREELEERLEPFCQQRGLVGDDAVPLGLFLQAAPPRDILARMLGNLKSVHRAAGDLVSGLAVQERLVRLLPEAWEEWRDRGLLLAELGQSQAAADDLALYLREAPQADDVQEIRRQWQVLREQPPPRWH; encoded by the coding sequence ATGCGCCTTGAGGCCCCCAGCGCCCTGGAGTATTTCGCTGCCCTCGTGGCCGAGGACGCGCATTTCCCGTTGCTGGAGGCCGCCGCCCTGCTGGGCCAGGATGCCGAGCCGGGCCTGGATGTGCAGGCCGTGATCGACGAGGTGGACCGGCTGGGGCAGCGCTTCTGCAGTCGCCTGCCGGCCGATGCCTCCGCACTGCATCGCCTGCGCATGCTCAACCGCTACTTCTTCCACGAGCTGGGGTTCGGCGGCAACGCGAACAACTTCTACGATCCGCAGAACAGCTACCTGCACCGCGTGCTGGAAACGCGGCGCGGCATTCCGGTGTCCCTGGCCGTGCTCTACCTTGAGCTGGCCACACAGGCAGGTCTGCCGGCCCTGGGGGTGTCGTTCCCGGGGCACTTCCTGGTGAAGCTGCACCTGCCGGCCGGCGAGGTGCTGCTGGATCCGCTGGATGGGCGCTCGCTCTCCCGCGAGGAACTGGAGGAGCGGCTGGAGCCCTTCTGTCAGCAGCGCGGGCTGGTGGGCGACGACGCGGTACCCCTGGGGCTGTTCCTGCAGGCGGCTCCGCCGCGCGATATTCTGGCCCGCATGCTGGGCAACCTCAAGTCCGTCCACCGCGCGGCGGGGGATCTGGTGTCCGGGCTGGCCGTGCAGGAGCGGCTGGTGCGGCTGCTGCCCGAGGCCTGGGAGGAGTGGCGCGATCGGGGGCTGCTGCTGGCGGAGCTCGGGCAGAGCCAGGCGGCCGCCGACGATCTGGCGCTGTACCTGCGCGAAGCGCCGCAGGCCGACGATGTCCAGGAGATCCGCCGGCAGTGGCAGGTGCTGCGTGAGCAGCCACCGCCGCGTTGGCACTGA